The genomic region taatttttggttgGTCTTTTCCTTGCAGGCTAATTACATAGCTTCATTGAATCATGAGGAAACAAGACTAGCAGTTGCATGCGAGAGGTCGTTCCTTCTGACCCTGGATGGGTCTTGTCGAACTCCTATTGCTGGATATGCTAGCAAAGATGAGGATGGTAATTGCATATTCAAAGGGTTGGTGGCTTCCCCTGATGGAACCCGTGGTATGCTCATGCTCATACTCTaaggctatgtttggatgaggttGTCCAAGTTCCAAGGGATTGATGCTAAGTAATTAAGGAATGGACCGCAAAATGCAACATAGAGGGGATAATAAAAACCCTCTATGAGCATTACATAGATATGTGAGAGGGATTTGCTAATATCTAATTGGGAGGTGTCATCTACAACTCCCTCTCACATGCCTTTGTAATCCTCATGGAGGATTCTATATAACAATTTATGATCCATTACTTCATAACTTAGCATCAATCTCTTGGGGCTCGGAAAGCCACATCCAAACATAGCTTAAGGAACATTCATTCAGTTTTATTTCCTAGTTCTCCACTGTAActtaaaaaggaaagaaaagaaattaaccTTTGCCCCTAATTATGTTTTCCTGTGTGTCTATTTTCAGTACTTGAAACTTCTAGGAAAGGCCCATATGCTTCTCAAGATATGATCGACATGGGTAAGGATGCAGGCCAGGAACTTCTGTCACGTGCAGGTCCAGGTTTTTTCGGTATTTAATGTGAGCCTTACTAATAGGGAAAGCTGCGGAAGTTAATGCAGCCTCCCTTCCTCGTGCAAATTTTGGTCGTTGCAACCAATGAGTTTATTTATCAGCCTTTGAGCTGTCTGTTGTAACTTGTTACATTAGTatttgttctgtttttgttgCTAGAAAGAGCGTCTGTTACATTTTTAAGGATAGTCGATTCATTGATTGTATATTAGCATTTAGAAGACAATTCAGTCACACTATAGGCTTTGATTGTTGTCATCTCAGTTCATTTAGTAGCCAAGGTTTtacgactctctctctctctctctctctctctctgtaatgGTTGGAAATGGATGGTAGTTTATTATGATCTACAGTTGGTTTTCGTTTATGATGGCTGCCTGATCAGGGATGCAATTAAACGAAAATTAACTGTAGAAAAAATAGCGACGCCTGATCTTACATCCGCACGGTTAGTTTTCCTCTATGATTGACTTCCAAGGAGGCAGGATCAGGCGTCGctattttctcttttgttaTCCACTAAAATTATGTGCACAGGGATTGCAGAAATCAAAACCCGTGTAAGTTCACCAAAAACaatttctctgttttttttttttttttttttttaatctttttgcgCAACTGCTTCGAAGTTGCAAAGATTCCACCAATTAAGACTTGGAAATCTGACTGGTACAATTGATGCCAGAGACTAACGAAGCTTTACAAATTCCAAAGAATCGTAAAATTGATTTACTTATTGACatcgagaagaagaagaagacggggAATGCTAGAAAGGTTGGGAAAGGAGTTTCCGATTAGCCAAGAAGTGTTCAACTAGGAGGAGCGACTGCCTTGGTGCAAACACCGGAACTTCATGGCCTGCCGCTCTAATTGTCACAAACATAAGCCCGTCGTACACAACTCTCCACCCGCCAACCTATCATATCAAAATTAcagttaattaattgattaaaaacAGGATGATCTACCAAACCACCCCAACATAACATCATAAATTCTAAGAGGATACTAAGGAGGAGTGACTGGTGAGGGAGCACCTGCTTCTTGTTGTACCAAGGAGTCCAATCTTCATTTATCTTCAACCTGAGCTTTCTCAACGCGTACCTAGTTGATGTTACCGGAACTCTCCCATCAGTATCCCCGCTGCAATATCATGTCAGAAAACAGTTCTATACAGTTAATGAGATAGTCATGATCGCACAACTTCAACCACTGAAAAGATTTGGTAATTAGCTATCCAttatttcatgaatgatgaatcaTTTATTTAAGTACCTGTAAATCCAAACCCGAAGACCCCCAGCTACAAGCTTTCCAATTACAGGAAGCATTGATGATGGTGCATTCCAGAAGATGTTATTGCTGTATTTGGACGATACATTGTCCTGATGAgtaatcacattcatatatataaacacatatGACTACTTAGTTCTTGCATCATTAGTTAATTTATTTGGTGAGTTAATAGGTTAGAGGTGGTACTTGCAGTGAGACCATGGATAGGAGATTTTGGTGACATTGGCATGAAGTGCCTTTTGAACGTCAGGCCTGTTCAAATACACATAACTGTAATCTGATGTACAAGGGTCATATCCTGCAGGTCTCTTGTGCCGTACATCCTGCACACCACAAATATTTTAATCAACTTTGTTTGCTCTAATAACATGATGAGTCGTTATAATTAGTGGGGAACTACTTACAGCTCTGGAAAACAGAGTGGAAGCGCCTTGGATCGTATGGGATTGcccgctgctgctgctgctgctggtgttACTAAGGCACATAGGGGTGTACAAGCTGTACATGTCTATGATATTGTACACATTATAGTACTCTTCCAGCAGCGTGTTACACTGTTCTGATATGTTTTGGCCGAAGTCGCATTCCTTCTGAATATCATGGTACAAGCGATCAGAGATCACCGCGTGATCCCAAGCGTAATCAATCAATCCCTTCTGATCTGATTCATCATCTATTGCTGCGTTACCAATCTGCATCATCATATATACGCATAGTTAGTTTGTTATTGGGACACAGAAAATCgattaaacaaaatatttatatgATGAGCAAAAAGTAGCTAGATAAAAACTACCATGAATCCCTTGAGGTTGATATGATTCTCCTTggatgacacgccccgaccccgaggTCCTAGGGACATCGAGATggtcacgtgctggccgacacccgaagggtgacgcaagccatttaattaaacaaaactaagaaaataaactAAAGTAAGCAATAAAGGctaaaaacccaaataaaagTTCTACttctaaatattgaaattaggtAAACACACAACACATCCAGAGCATAAGTCTAAAACAGAGTACAAGCAGAACTAAGAATAAAGAAGTGCTATTACAATAAGTGGTGAAGCGGAGCGAAAATGACACAAATCACTGGTAGGGGAATGCCTCGTAGCTCAAGTCGTAATCCTCGTTCCtaggtcctgaagggggcgcaaaacaaaggtgagtggaccaagtttatatatacagTAAtagtaaaacagttatcaacatactaacccccaggttttatgaaaacacaagtaTAGTGagaacataggttttccgaaatctagcatgtcgtgcaatgtctcacaTCATAAATCGCATAAgtaataaacactagtgaatgtccaatataacacttcaggccccatgccggctccccgtctctgagagcacacagtcagaggaaaatgcacttcaggccccttgccggctccccgtctctgagcagacagtc from Pyrus communis chromosome 4, drPyrComm1.1, whole genome shotgun sequence harbors:
- the LOC137732328 gene encoding serine carboxypeptidase-like 34; this encodes MAFSSSFRLNILLLYLLAFSICCATQTQGARLHHRHDPLRQQKADQVIELPGLPPVSFKHYAGYVTVNHTHGRALFYWFFEATNNPQDKPLLLWLNGGPGCSSIGYGATEELGPFFPQNSTEPNLKFNPYTWNNAANLLFLESPVGVGFSYTNTSQDIEELDDKITAEDSYNFLINWFKRFPQYKSHDFYISGESYAGHYAPQLSELVFDRSNENHINLKGFMIGNAAIDDESDQKGLIDYAWDHAVISDRLYHDIQKECDFGQNISEQCNTLLEEYYNVYNIIDMYSLYTPMCLSNTSSSSSSGQSHTIQGASTLFSRADVRHKRPAGYDPCTSDYSYVYLNRPDVQKALHANVTKISYPWSHCNNNIFWNAPSSMLPVIGKLVAGGLRVWIYSGDTDGRVPVTSTRYALRKLRLKINEDWTPWYNKKQVGGWRVVYDGLMFVTIRAAGHEVPVFAPRQSLLLVEHFLANRKLLSQPF